The Deinococcus sp. YIM 134068 region GCACGGTCAGCGGCGACTCCCGCTCCCACCCGTTGAGAAGCGCGTCCCAGGCGGAATGTCCATACCCCTCACCGCCTGCCCCCACCTCGTGCAGCACGCTCACCGGGGCCGGGTCGAACTCGTAGGCGACGTACTTCAACGCCACGCCACGCCGCGCCGCGTCCGCCAGCGTCGCGCGGAAGTTGACGCTCACCCCGAAGCCGACCTCCAGCACGCGCGGGGCCGGGTGCTCGTGTGTGCCCGTCCCCTCCACGAAGACGTGACGGGCCTGCGCCGCCGCCCCGTGCCGCGAGCCGTACGCCTCCCCGAACCGGGTACTCAGCGCCGTGCGTGAGCCGTCCGGCGTGAGGAGGATGCTGCCCACCGGGCTGCTGGGGCCGTCGTTCATGGAAGGTCAGGATACGCGGGGCTTTTCATCCGTGGGGGGCGACCATCACAGGAGAGGGGCCGGGAGGGCAAACAACTCCACCCCCGGCCCCCTCGGTGCGACGATCAACGCTGCGGCTCGCTGCCCCCCGGCATCGTGCGGTCGCGGACCAGCCCCTGCGGGTCCTCCACGTCGAGTTCCTCGCGGCGCAGGGTGAGCGTCTCGACCTGCTTGTACGTCTCCCGCTGCTTGGCGATGGTCACGTCGCTCAGCGGGAAGATTTCCTTGTTGATCAGGGCGCGCTCCTCGTAGATCGGCACCTCGTAGGTGCGGCCCACCTCCATCACCTCGCCGTTCATGGTCACGCGGCCCCCCACGCCCTCGCGCACGGTGATCTCCAGCCGCTCGCTGCTGAGGGTGATGGGCACGACCTCCTGCCGCTCGGTGACGACCCGGCGAATCGTGACGGCCCCCAGCGATTCGGGCACGACCTCGACCACCGCGCGTTCCTCGTGCAGCCGCAGCGTCTCGACGACCTTCCTGAAGTCGCTGATCTGCTCGGTGGTGACGGTTCGCCCCGTGCTTTCCGTGGTCGTTTGCGTCTCCTCGCCCTCTTGCCGCGTGTCCTTGCCCTGATCGTCCATACGCCCCCTCCTGCCTCACCCCAGTGTGGAAGAAAAAAGGCGGGGTTGCCCCCGCCCGCGCCCTCCGCGTCCTTACATCTTGCGGTTGGTGTCGGTGCTCGTCGTGCTGGTGCTCGTCGTGGTCGTCGTGGTCCCACCGTTCATGTCCACGTCGCCGGTCTTGTTGACCTCCAGCACCTCGCGGCCCACCGTCTCCGTCACCTGCTGGGTCTCGGTCACGGTGCGCTTGCCGATCTCGACCTCCTCGGTGACGTACGCCTGCTTGGAGACGTTGGCGCGCTCGGCCTCCAGGTCCACGCGCATCGTCTCGGTGGCCGCGCCCAGCACCGCACCCTCGACCGGGCGGGCGTCCGTGACGGCGTGGCGCTCGATGACGACCTCCTCGCGCTCCAGGTTCACGTTGACGTTCTCCTGGTGCGTCTCGACGCGCTTGCCGATCTCCACGCTGCCCGCGCGGAAGCGGTCCTTGTTCACGACAAGGCGCTCTTCGAGCAGTTGCAGGCGGTCGGGCGTCTGGAAGGCGCGCTCGCGGTAGCCGCTCACGTCCGTGTCGGTGGTCGTGGTCGTCGTGCTCATGCCCGCCGCGCCCGTGCCGCGCAGCACGCGCTCGTCACTCTCGAAGGACTGGTCGGTGTACGCCTCGCCGTAGCGGTATTCGCCGAGGTCACGCGCCTGATCTTTGGTCAGGTTGTCGAAGTACACGCCGTCGTCCGTGAAGCGGGCGTGGCCCACGGGCACGAGCACTTCCTTCGAGGAGAACCAGCCGCCCACGTCCACGATCAGGTAGCGGATGCGCCCGGTGGAGGGGTCCACCATCGCGTCGCGCACGGTGCCGATCTTCTCGTCGCCCGTGCCGTAGGCCGTGTTGCCGGTGGGGTTGTACACGCCCTCGCCGCCGAGGTTGTACGTCTCGTCGCGCGACAGGTCGGACAGCCGAATCAGGTTGCTCTGCGTCATGAAAGTACCTCCATGGAATGAAGTCGGATCACGTGAGGCCGGGTGGCCCAACACCGTGCAGTGTGCGTCCGCTTCCTGTCTTATTGCTGAGTATCAACCCAACCCATTCCTGACGCGAGTTTACGGGGAGGTTCACTCTGTAGGACGGGTCACAAAGCTGGGGGGACGGGGACGCTCTCAACGCTCAGCCGTCAGCCGTCAGCCGTCAGCCGTCAGGCGGAAGGGAAAGTGGAGGTTGCCCTTCTCGCAGGGGAGAGACTGCACTTCCCGTGTCGTAGAGGGCAGAGGGCGAATCTCACGTCTGACCTCTCCGTTTCTCCCCGCTGATCGCTGGCCGCTCCCCCGCCACCCCTTCCCCGCCGGGTGTATGCTCCGCTCACTCACAACCCCTCCCCGCCCGCCCCGGTGGTCGTTCGCACGCCTCTCTTCTCTAGGAGTCCGGGTCTGGAACACGGGCGCGTCCCGCTGGTCGGCTGGCGACTGTTCTCTGGCGACTGGTGACTCTCCCCGTTTCCCCGCCCGGCGAAAGGGTCTGGTGATCTGTCGTGCCCGTTCGGATCGTGAGTGTCGCCGCGCACAGCGGCGCGGGAAAAACCATGCTGGCCGAGGCCCTGCTCTTTCACGGCGGGGCCTTGCCGCGTATGGGGAGGGTGGAGGACGGCACCACCCAGAGCGACCACACCGACGCGGAAAAGGCGCACGGCTTCTCGGTGACGACGGGCGTGCTGCGGCTCTCGCACCGGGACACGCAGATCACCCTGCTGGACACACCCGGCTACGCTGACTTCGTGCGCGAGATCAGGGGCGGCATCCGCGCGGCGGACTCGGCCCTCATCCTCGTCGGGGCGGTGGGTGGCGTGGAGGTCGGCACCGAGCGCGTGTGGGCGACCGCCGACCGCTTCGCCATGCCCCGCATCGTCGCCGTCTCCAAGATGGACCGCGAGCGCGCGAACTTCTCTGCCGTCCTCGCCGACATCCGCGCCAGCCTGCGGGGACCGGTCGCGGTGGCCTTCCTGCCCGTGGGCGAGGGACCGCACTTCCGGGGCGTGGTGGACGTGCTGGCAGCGAACGAGGACGAGGTGCCCGGCGAGCTGCGCCCGGCGCTGCGCGAGGCCAGAGAGCAGCTCGTGGACGCCATCGTGGAGACCGACGACGACCTGATGAACCGTTATCTGGAGGGCGAGGAACTGGGCGAAGGCGAGTTGCGCGCCGCCTTCCTCCGCGCCGTCCACGCGGGCACCCTCTTCCCCGTAGTGCCCGTGAGCGCCGAGACGGGCGTGGGCGTGCCCGAACTCCTCGGCCTGATGGTGGACGGATTGCGGAGCGCGTCCGAGCGCGGCCCCCTCATGGGCTTGGACGGGCAGACGCGCGAGCCGACGCCGAGCGCCCCGGCGAGTGCGCGGGTGTGGCGGGTCAGCGTGGACCCCTTTGTGGGCAAGCTCGCGTATGTCCGGGTGTGGAGCGGCACCATCCGCCCCGGCGACACCCTGCGGAACACGACGCGCGGCGTGGACGTGAAGCCCGCGCACCTCTACGTCGTGAGCGGCAGGGAGCTGACCGAGGTGCCCGAGCTGTCGGCGGGCATGATCGGCGTGCTGACGAAGCTGCCCGACCTCCACACGGGCGACACGCTGGCGGCCCCCGCACACCCCATCGAGTACGACCCGCTCCTCCTGCCCGACCCGGCGCACACGGTCGCCCTCCACCCGAAGACGCGGCAGGACGAGGACCGCCTGAGCGCCGCGCTCGCCCGGTTGCTGGACGAGGACCCGACCCTGCACTTCACGCGCGAGGCGCAGACGGGCGAACTCCTGCTCTCCGGCATGGGCGACATGCATACGGGCATCGCCGTGGAGAAGCTCGCCGGGCTGGGGGTGCGGGTGGAGACGGGCACCCCGCAGATTCCCTACCGCGAGACCATCCGTACGCAGGCGCAGGCGCAGGGCAAGCACCGCAAGCAGTCGGGCGGGCACGGCCAGTACGGCGACTGTCACATCCGGCTCGACCCCGGCGAGGGCACGGCCTTCCGCTCCGGCGTGGTGGGCGGCGCGATTCCGGGCAAGTACCTCCCCAGCATCGAGAAGGGCGTGGGCGACGCGATGCTGCGGGGGCCGCTCGCGGGCTATCCCATGCAGGATGTCCACGTCACCGTCACCCACGGCTCGTACCACGATGTCGATTCCAGCGACCTCGCCTTCCGCACCGCCGGGGCGCTCGCCTTCCGCAACGCGGTGGAGGGGGCGAGGCCCACCCTCCTCGAACCCGTCATGCTCCTCAAGGTCCGCGCGCCCGCCGGATTTACAGGCGACCTGATCGGCGACCTCCAGACGCGCCGCGCCCGCGTGCAGGGCATGGAGCCGGAGGGCACCGTCATCACCGTGACGGCGGTGGTGCCGCAGTCCGAGTTGCAGACCTACTCCGCCGACCTCCGCTCGCTGACGGGCGACCGGGGAGCGTTCAGCGTCAAGCCGCACGGCTATCAGGACCTGCCCGAGCATCTGGCGAAGAAGGTGATCGAGGCGAGGAAGGCGGCGGCGGGGTAGGGGAGGGGTCAGGGCGAGGGTGAAGGCTCGCTTTCCCCGATGACGCGACCCCCCTCGAAATAGAGGGTCCAGTCCCCCCGTCCGGGCGGGCCGAACCGCGTCCATTCATCCGTCTTCAGGAGCGTGTCCCTGTCCGTGAGAGGCGACTCGGGGGCACCGTTCAGCCATAGCACCTGCCGCTGGGTCAGGCCCTTAAGGGAGATTGATTGGCCCGGTGACACGACTCGGAAGCGACGCACGACCTCTCGCACATCGTCGGGCGGGGGCGTGAGGCTGAGTTCGCGGCTCAGGTGCGCCTCATCCGCGTACAGTTCGGTGAACTCCTGGCAGGTGTCGCTCTGGGCGAGTTTATGCCAGTCCTCCACGCTTCCGCCCGTGGAGCCGGACGACACCTCGTAACTTTCCGGCACTCGCACGCGCAGCAGGATGGGCGTGTCCACCTCCTGCGGCAGGATGGTGCCGCCCCGCAGCGGCACGCGCGTTCGCTGCCGCACCCGGCTCAGGCCCACCACCCGTATCGGGGTCAGGGGCGAGCCGCTGTAATCAACGCTAGCTCCCCCGCTGTGGCAAGTCAGGGGACCGCCGCCGTACACCCAGACCTCCCGTCCCTCGTACCGCTTGCGGAGCGCCTGGGTCGTCTCGTCTTCCAAGAATTGTGTGGCCTGTTCCCCGGAGGTTGCGGGAGAACGGCAGGCCGTCAACAGGGCGAGACCCAGCAGCCCTGCCCCCACCATCCGCCGGAGGGTCAACGTCATCGTTCAACCCTACGCCGCCTGACTGACCATCCACTGAACGTTTCCCTCCAACCGCGTACCATCCTCCCCATGACCGCCACCCTGCCCGACACCACCCGCCCCCGCGTGATCGCCGACCTCCGCTCCGACACCGTGACCACCCCGACCCCCGAGATGCGGGGGGCGATGGCGGCGGCCCCCGTCGGCGACGACGTGTACGGCGAGGACCCGACGGTGAATCAGCTTCAGGCTGAAGTTGCCCGCCTGACCGGACATGAGGCGGCCCTCTTCATGCCCAGCGGCACGATGACGAACCAGGCCGCGATTGCCCTCCACACCCGCCGGGGCGAGGAGGTCATCTGCGCCGAGGGGTCACACATCTACGAGTGGGAACTCGGGATGATGGCGACCTTCTCGGGCGTGGTGCCGCGCTTCGTGCCCGCGCCGCTGGGGGTGCCCGATCCGGAAGGCGTGCGCCTCGCCGTGCGCCGCTCAATTCATCAGTCCCCGACCGGGATGATCAGCCTGGAGAACACCCACAACAAGGCGGGCGGGACGGTCCTGCCGCTGGAGACGCTGGCCGCCATCCGCGCGGTCGCGGACGAGGAGGGGTTGCCCCTGCACCTCGACGGGGCGCGGGTCTTCAACGCCGCCGCCGCCCAGGGCGTGCCGCTCTCGGAGATCACCCGCCACTTCGACACGGTGAGCGTGTGCCTGAGCAAGGGACTCGGTGCCCCGGTGGGCAGCGTCCTCGTGGGCAGCGCCGCGCAGATGCGGCAGGCGCACCGCTACCGCAAGATGATGGGCGGCGGGATGCGCCAGGCCGGAGTCCTCGCCGCCGCCGCCCTCGTCGCCCTGCGGGATGGCCCCGCCCGGCTGGTGGAGGACCACCGCCGCACCCGCGTTCTCGCCGAGGCGCTCGTGAACGCGGGCTACCGGGTGGACCTCGCCGCCGTGCAGACGAACATCATCTACGCGACGTTGCCGGATGCCGCCGCCCGCGCCGGGAAGTGGGCCGAGGCCGGGGTGCTGGCGAACGCCCTCGGCCCCGACTCCGTGCGCTTCGTGCTGCACCACCAGATCGGCGACGAGGCGCTGGAGGAGGCGATCCGGGTGCTGACGGCGTAGGGGCGGCCAGCGGCCAGCTTCCAGCCGCCAGCGGGACGAGGGTGGGAGTGAGGAGGGGGAACCGCCGAGAGGACGCTGTGCTCCCAATAAAGCTCCCGCCTCTTGCTGACGGCGCAAGACGGACTGCCCCCGGCACCCCTTCACGGCCCCTTCGTCCACCCTCCATCCACCTTCCGAATGAGGTTTGTCCGCCGTACCCCGCGCTAGGCTGACCCCATGACGGCCCCCGACTCCCCCACCCGCCTCAGCCCCGATCCGGTTCCCACGCCGTTCACGCGGGGGGTGCGGGCGGTGTCCGGCAACCGCGCGGCGCTGGTGCTGCTGGTGACGCAGAACGTGGCGTCGGCGGTGCTGATCGGTCTTGGGCTGCCGCTGGGGACATCCCTCCTGGGGGCGTTCGTGGCGGTGGTGCTGGTGGGACTGGTCGCCTTCCCGAAGTCGCTGCGTGCCCTCGTGCAGGACTCCCGCTGGCGCACGCCGCCGTCCTGGGGGCTGGCGATTGCGGCCTTCGTGCTCGCGTTTCTCGCGTCGCGGGCCTTCGCGCTCGTGTTCGTGGCGCTGTGGCCGGGGAGCGCGGAGGCGATTCCGCAGTTTCTGAGCCGGGGCGCGGACCTGTGGGTGCTGCTGCTGGCGGCGGGGCTGCTCGTGCCCTTCGCGGAGGAGGTCGCCTTCCGGGGTCTGATGATGCGTGGGCACGAGCGGGCGGCGGGGTTCACGGTGGCGGCGGTGACGAGCAGCCTCGCCTTCGCGGTGGCGCACGGTGTTCCGGCGAGCGTGGCGGGCATCCTGCCGCTCGCCTACGCGCTGGCCCGCCTGACCCAGCACACGGGCAGCCTGTGGAACGCCGTCATCGTCCACGCGTTGAACAACACCCTCGCGGTGACGGCGGGAGCCTTCCTCGCGGGCCGCGACCTCGGCGACCGGGGACAGGCCACCGACATGCTGGGAAACCCGGCGCTCGCCGTGCCGCTCGCCCTCGGCGCGGGATTGTTCGGGGTCGCCGTCCTCGTTGTGCTGCACCTGTGGCTCACCCCGAGGCCCGACCCGCAGGAACGCGCGGCCCCCGGCCCGTGGCTCAGCGGCGCGTTCGTGGCCGTCGTGTTGTTCGGCGTGGTCGCGGCCCTCTTCACCCTGCCCGGCTTCCAGCAGATGATGTCGGACGTGCGCGGGATTATGCGCTGACCCATGCTCGCCCGCCTGCGTGCCCTCGCCCGCCGATTGAAGGCCGATCTCCTCGCCCTGAGCCTCGCCGCCCGCGATCCGCGCACGCCCTGGCCCGCCCGGATGATCGCCCTGCTCGTCCTCGCCTACGCGCTCAGCCCCCTCGACCTCATCCCGGATTTCATCCCGGTCCTCGGGCTGCTCGACGACCTGCTCCTCGTGCCCGCCGGGTTGTGGCTGGCCCTGCGGCTCATCCCGCCGCCTGTACTGGCCGAGGCGCGGAAGCGGGCCGCCGCCCACCCGGCCCGGCTGGGGCGCAGTGGCTGGGGACTGGCGTTGATGCTCGCCCTCTACGCGCTCGCCGTGTGGCTGGTGTGGCGCTGGGTGGCGGGAGCCTGAGCGTTGGCGCTCCCGCGCCCGCTACAGTGGCCACGTATGGCCCGCCGTGACCGCCCTGCCCCCCCGCCTCCCCCGCCGGACGCGCCTCTGGCCGCCGAACTGCTGGCCGGGCCGGGGGCCTTTTTCGCGCGGCTGCGGGCGTGCGAGCCGAGGGCGTGGCGCTACCTCGCCCCGGTGGGGCTGGCGGCGCTGCTGGCGGGGGTGGTGTATGCGCTCCTCGTGCGGTCCACCGTGGGGCTGGGGGGCGAGGGCGGCGGCCTTACCGTCCACGCGACCAACGTCTTTGGCAACGTCTTCCTGACGGTCTTCGCCTTCGGCCTGATGGCGGGGCTGGGATATCTGGGGGCCGGGCGCGGGGGCCGCGCGGTGGAGGTGTACGGCGCGACCTTCGCCCTGCTGCCGCCCCTCTACGTCCTCCTCATCGTCCTGCTGCTGGTCGTGCCCGCACCCGAAGTGCCCACCTCCGGCGCAACCCCGCTGGACGTGCAGCGCGTCGCCCTCCGCACGCTGGGGCAGTGGTCCCTCTCCCGCGCCGCCGTCGTGCTGACGGTGCTCGCCACCCTGGCCCAGTTCGCCCTCGCCTACCGGGGTTTCCGAACGCTGACGGGCAGCCGCCGCCGCGCGTGGCTCGGGGTCCTGTCGCCGCTCGTGCCCGTGCTGCTGCTCACGGTGATCGGGTTCGGGCCGCTGATCGCGGGGATGTTCTAGGGGAGCGGTCAGCCGTCAGCCGTCAGCCGTCAGCTCTCAGCCGTCAGCTCTCAGCCGTCAGCTCTCAGCCGTCAGCTAGAAAACGCTCTTCGCGGGGTCCCACAGCCGCCACAGCTCGTAGACGCCGATGAGGAGGTGAAGCACGAGTTTCGCCGCGAGGCCTGTGAGGAGGCCAATGAGGGTGCCCCACGCGGCGCGGGCGGCGTCGAGCGGTGGCTTACGGACCACGAACAGCTCGGCGATCAGCGCCCCCCCCAGCGGCCCGAGAATCAGCCCGAAGGGGAGGAAGATACCGACCAGCCCGCCGATCAGCGCCCCCCACCCCGCCTGTTTGCTGCCGCCGTAGCGCCGCGCCCCCCACGCCGAGGCCA contains the following coding sequences:
- the mnmD gene encoding tRNA (5-methylaminomethyl-2-thiouridine)(34)-methyltransferase MnmD, whose translation is MNDGPSSPVGSILLTPDGSRTALSTRFGEAYGSRHGAAAQARHVFVEGTGTHEHPAPRVLEVGFGVSVNFRATLADAARRGVALKYVAYEFDPAPVSVLHEVGAGGEGYGHSAWDALLNGWERESPLTVQAGDVSLTVHFADVLTASLPDDWATALYLDGFSPARNPEVWTPEFVARLARSLTPGGVLATYSAAGHVRRALEAAGLRVEKRPGPPGKRECLRAVREP
- a CDS encoding YsnF/AvaK domain-containing protein, which translates into the protein MDDQGKDTRQEGEETQTTTESTGRTVTTEQISDFRKVVETLRLHEERAVVEVVPESLGAVTIRRVVTERQEVVPITLSSERLEITVREGVGGRVTMNGEVMEVGRTYEVPIYEERALINKEIFPLSDVTIAKQRETYKQVETLTLRREELDVEDPQGLVRDRTMPGGSEPQR
- a CDS encoding PRC and DUF2382 domain-containing protein — protein: MTQSNLIRLSDLSRDETYNLGGEGVYNPTGNTAYGTGDEKIGTVRDAMVDPSTGRIRYLIVDVGGWFSSKEVLVPVGHARFTDDGVYFDNLTKDQARDLGEYRYGEAYTDQSFESDERVLRGTGAAGMSTTTTTTDTDVSGYRERAFQTPDRLQLLEERLVVNKDRFRAGSVEIGKRVETHQENVNVNLEREEVVIERHAVTDARPVEGAVLGAATETMRVDLEAERANVSKQAYVTEEVEIGKRTVTETQQVTETVGREVLEVNKTGDVDMNGGTTTTTTSTSTTSTDTNRKM
- a CDS encoding elongation factor G, with the protein product MPVRIVSVAAHSGAGKTMLAEALLFHGGALPRMGRVEDGTTQSDHTDAEKAHGFSVTTGVLRLSHRDTQITLLDTPGYADFVREIRGGIRAADSALILVGAVGGVEVGTERVWATADRFAMPRIVAVSKMDRERANFSAVLADIRASLRGPVAVAFLPVGEGPHFRGVVDVLAANEDEVPGELRPALREAREQLVDAIVETDDDLMNRYLEGEELGEGELRAAFLRAVHAGTLFPVVPVSAETGVGVPELLGLMVDGLRSASERGPLMGLDGQTREPTPSAPASARVWRVSVDPFVGKLAYVRVWSGTIRPGDTLRNTTRGVDVKPAHLYVVSGRELTEVPELSAGMIGVLTKLPDLHTGDTLAAPAHPIEYDPLLLPDPAHTVALHPKTRQDEDRLSAALARLLDEDPTLHFTREAQTGELLLSGMGDMHTGIAVEKLAGLGVRVETGTPQIPYRETIRTQAQAQGKHRKQSGGHGQYGDCHIRLDPGEGTAFRSGVVGGAIPGKYLPSIEKGVGDAMLRGPLAGYPMQDVHVTVTHGSYHDVDSSDLAFRTAGALAFRNAVEGARPTLLEPVMLLKVRAPAGFTGDLIGDLQTRRARVQGMEPEGTVITVTAVVPQSELQTYSADLRSLTGDRGAFSVKPHGYQDLPEHLAKKVIEARKAAAG
- a CDS encoding threonine aldolase family protein → MTATLPDTTRPRVIADLRSDTVTTPTPEMRGAMAAAPVGDDVYGEDPTVNQLQAEVARLTGHEAALFMPSGTMTNQAAIALHTRRGEEVICAEGSHIYEWELGMMATFSGVVPRFVPAPLGVPDPEGVRLAVRRSIHQSPTGMISLENTHNKAGGTVLPLETLAAIRAVADEEGLPLHLDGARVFNAAAAQGVPLSEITRHFDTVSVCLSKGLGAPVGSVLVGSAAQMRQAHRYRKMMGGGMRQAGVLAAAALVALRDGPARLVEDHRRTRVLAEALVNAGYRVDLAAVQTNIIYATLPDAAARAGKWAEAGVLANALGPDSVRFVLHHQIGDEALEEAIRVLTA
- a CDS encoding CPBP family intramembrane glutamic endopeptidase, whose protein sequence is MTAPDSPTRLSPDPVPTPFTRGVRAVSGNRAALVLLVTQNVASAVLIGLGLPLGTSLLGAFVAVVLVGLVAFPKSLRALVQDSRWRTPPSWGLAIAAFVLAFLASRAFALVFVALWPGSAEAIPQFLSRGADLWVLLLAAGLLVPFAEEVAFRGLMMRGHERAAGFTVAAVTSSLAFAVAHGVPASVAGILPLAYALARLTQHTGSLWNAVIVHALNNTLAVTAGAFLAGRDLGDRGQATDMLGNPALAVPLALGAGLFGVAVLVVLHLWLTPRPDPQERAAPGPWLSGAFVAVVLFGVVAALFTLPGFQQMMSDVRGIMR
- a CDS encoding YkvA family protein; its protein translation is MLARLRALARRLKADLLALSLAARDPRTPWPARMIALLVLAYALSPLDLIPDFIPVLGLLDDLLLVPAGLWLALRLIPPPVLAEARKRAAAHPARLGRSGWGLALMLALYALAVWLVWRWVAGA
- a CDS encoding DUF456 domain-containing protein → MSLAFLVFLVAWIIGMIGTFVPVVPATLIIFAGTVAATFIDGFQVWPDLPFLLTFAVITVLIGLVDNVASAWGARRYGGSKQAGWGALIGGLVGIFLPFGLILGPLGGALIAELFVVRKPPLDAARAAWGTLIGLLTGLAAKLVLHLLIGVYELWRLWDPAKSVF